In the Flavisolibacter tropicus genome, one interval contains:
- a CDS encoding TerB family tellurite resistance protein → MEQGTPTILEGYSDMEKGAYLGAIASLATADRSATEEELAYIEALCEGAELSEEQKGLIQKAAMEPMADDDLKRCLDVLKNSDLRFSLVSDLIAFAGADQNYSEEEKQNVEKVANYLGVNQQQFSLLDQFTKKAVQEAPAQAQALQDGATQPQNFLGGLGFGDKLKNAGINTNGLLKGALAVMGPIILAQLFRGGRRGGGMMGGGSTGGGLGGMMGGGLLGGLLAGGGRGMGGGLFDMLGGGRGFGNAGGMLGRILGGGRF, encoded by the coding sequence ATGGAGCAAGGAACACCAACAATATTGGAAGGGTATAGTGACATGGAAAAAGGTGCCTACCTGGGCGCCATTGCTTCACTTGCAACAGCCGATAGGAGTGCAACGGAAGAGGAGTTGGCCTATATAGAGGCGTTATGTGAAGGAGCAGAACTTTCAGAAGAACAGAAAGGCCTTATACAGAAAGCAGCTATGGAGCCTATGGCTGATGATGATTTGAAACGGTGTTTGGATGTTCTAAAAAACAGTGATCTGCGCTTTTCATTGGTCAGCGACCTGATTGCTTTTGCTGGAGCCGATCAAAACTACTCAGAGGAAGAAAAGCAGAATGTAGAAAAAGTAGCCAATTATTTAGGAGTTAATCAGCAGCAATTTTCTTTATTAGACCAGTTTACTAAAAAGGCTGTACAGGAAGCTCCGGCGCAAGCACAAGCCTTGCAAGATGGTGCTACACAGCCCCAAAACTTTTTGGGTGGCCTTGGATTTGGAGATAAGCTGAAAAACGCCGGTATTAATACCAATGGATTGCTGAAAGGTGCACTTGCTGTTATGGGGCCTATTATACTGGCACAGCTATTTCGCGGTGGCCGTAGAGGAGGAGGTATGATGGGAGGTGGCTCCACAGGTGGTGGACTTGGTGGCATGATGGGCGGCGGTTTATTAGGAGGATTATTAGCAGGTGGAGGTCGCGGTATGGGCGGCGGTTTATTTGATATGTTAGGCGGCGGCCGAGGCTTTGGAAATGCCGGCGGCATGCTTGGAAGAATACTCGGTGGCGGGCGCTTCTAG
- a CDS encoding EcsC family protein: MQYDQVALKEMKQWQRNMTRRPSIMNRLSKGMQTKLNSYIPEKVHNVITTTIKQMIRGVLFGAQHITRQPTQYSSLLEADETAQRAINGYKHAAAAEGGITGAGGILLGLADFPIFLSIKLKMLFDLASIYGYSVKDYKERVFLLHIFQLTFSSQQHRRTVYAQMVNWQEQKLKLPEDIHEFDWRNFQQEYRDYIDLAKMAQLIPGIGAVVGFVVNYRLTQKLGYMAMNAYRQRWMEEGRWGN; encoded by the coding sequence ATGCAGTACGATCAGGTGGCTTTGAAAGAAATGAAACAGTGGCAGCGAAACATGACGCGCCGACCCAGCATCATGAACCGGCTGTCAAAGGGAATGCAAACAAAGCTCAACAGTTATATTCCGGAAAAAGTTCATAACGTAATTACGACCACCATCAAGCAAATGATCCGAGGGGTATTGTTTGGCGCCCAACACATAACCCGACAACCAACACAGTACAGTTCTTTATTAGAGGCCGATGAAACGGCCCAGCGGGCCATTAATGGTTATAAACATGCAGCAGCCGCTGAAGGTGGTATAACAGGAGCGGGCGGTATTTTACTAGGATTGGCAGACTTCCCTATTTTCCTCAGTATTAAATTAAAGATGCTTTTTGACCTGGCCAGTATTTATGGTTATTCTGTTAAAGACTACAAAGAGCGTGTATTTCTCTTGCATATTTTTCAGTTGACCTTTAGTAGCCAGCAGCACCGGCGTACTGTATATGCGCAAATGGTTAACTGGCAGGAACAAAAATTAAAGTTGCCGGAAGACATCCACGAATTTGACTGGCGAAATTTTCAACAGGAGTACCGCGATTATATTGACTTAGCCAAGATGGCGCAACTCATTCCTGGCATTGGTGCCGTGGTGGGGTTTGTGGTGAATTACCGGCTTACGCAAAAACTGGGCTATATGGCTATGAATGCTTATCGTCAACGCTGGATGGAGGAAGGAAGGTGGGGGAATTAG
- a CDS encoding aminotransferase class IV gives MNRWTYINDSFVTEANANLHISDLAIQRGYGVFDYLKTIDNQPVFLEEHLQRFYYSAEQMHLPIQQPPARLSNIIHELIQHNNMGTSGIRLTLTGGYSPDGYTIATPNLLITQLPLSLPSVEAFEKGIHLAIYEHLRTLPHVKSINYAMAVWLQPHLRKQGADDVVYHLNGIVSECPRANIFIVKDGVVVTPDSNILLGITRQKLIATARHKFQVEERPVTLQELKNSQEVFITSTTKQVLPVTTIDGEPIANGKPGPVTQQLYKMLKDLQGPL, from the coding sequence ATGAACCGGTGGACCTATATCAACGACAGTTTTGTTACAGAAGCCAACGCAAATCTTCATATCAGCGATCTGGCTATTCAGCGTGGCTATGGTGTATTTGACTACCTGAAAACAATAGATAATCAACCTGTTTTTTTAGAGGAACATTTGCAACGCTTTTATTATTCAGCGGAACAAATGCACCTACCGATACAACAGCCGCCAGCACGCTTAAGTAACATTATCCATGAACTGATTCAACATAACAATATGGGCACTTCGGGTATTCGTTTAACCCTAACAGGTGGCTACTCGCCTGACGGTTATACGATAGCCACGCCCAACTTGCTCATAACCCAATTACCATTAAGCCTGCCATCGGTTGAAGCTTTTGAAAAAGGTATCCATTTAGCCATCTATGAACACCTGCGCACACTGCCGCATGTAAAAAGTATCAACTATGCTATGGCAGTGTGGCTGCAACCACACCTGCGTAAGCAAGGAGCCGATGATGTAGTGTATCATTTGAACGGCATTGTCAGCGAATGTCCAAGAGCTAACATCTTTATCGTGAAAGATGGTGTCGTTGTAACCCCCGACTCAAATATTTTATTAGGCATCACCAGGCAAAAATTAATTGCTACGGCCAGGCATAAATTCCAGGTTGAAGAAAGGCCTGTCACCTTACAGGAATTAAAGAATAGCCAGGAAGTTTTTATCACCAGCACTACCAAACAAGTTTTGCCAGTAACCACCATTGATGGTGAACCCATTGCTAATGGCAAGCCCGGTCCAGTAACTCAGCAATTGTATAAGATGTTGAAGGACTTGCAAGGCCCCCTCTAA
- a CDS encoding tetratricopeptide repeat protein, with translation MKSFILLLLASFCCAAFIHLKTTNSLIRIKATNQSLQKAPVKTVVGCSPNLAAINFSDSANLIPLLKGWGNHRMPITVQNDSASIYFQQGINMYYGFHIIESLSSFEKTISFDSSFAMGYWGKALAYGPNINDLGYTASPEALLAVQKAKALCTNCTPVEKALIAAMDVRYSADPAQTREQLNQAYADAMKQTYSTYSTNSDVAALYADALMVQHPWNLYDRNYDPKPWTPQIVQVLEKIIKQFPDHPGASHYYIHAVEGSKQPEKALAVADRLGGMMPGLAHLVHMPSHIYIRSGYYNKGVEVNDAAINGYYNYLSHYPATVNSSFLYLMHNRHMQAACASMDGQYATAMKYAKLTKESVDSGFLNSGGYFGMYGQYMYSTPLITQIRFGKWDDILKAPAVPDAWAYASSMQHFAKGLAYARRKQFDQAYAERLKMMDSIQSALLQEHPKAFNAGKEAIQVAEKVLQGVMAEERGMLTQSISFLKEAVQEEEGMLYNEPKDWQLPVRHYLGRVLLKAKLYAEAEKVYKEDLKINPNNAWALTGLKEAFEKQGKRQEALAEEKKAIKALERSDIKMTASAF, from the coding sequence ATGAAAAGCTTCATCCTTCTGTTGCTGGCATCCTTTTGCTGTGCAGCTTTCATCCATCTCAAAACGACCAACTCACTTATTCGTATAAAAGCGACAAATCAAAGCTTGCAGAAAGCGCCTGTCAAGACTGTTGTTGGTTGCAGTCCAAACTTAGCTGCTATCAATTTCAGTGATAGTGCTAACCTGATACCGCTATTGAAAGGATGGGGCAACCACCGTATGCCCATTACGGTACAAAACGACAGTGCTAGTATCTACTTCCAGCAAGGTATTAACATGTATTATGGTTTTCATATCATTGAGTCGCTTTCTTCTTTTGAAAAAACCATAAGCTTTGATAGCAGTTTTGCTATGGGCTATTGGGGTAAAGCGTTGGCTTATGGGCCTAATATAAATGATCTGGGATATACCGCTTCTCCGGAAGCGCTTCTGGCCGTACAGAAAGCAAAGGCCCTTTGCACCAATTGTACGCCGGTAGAAAAAGCTTTGATTGCAGCCATGGATGTTAGGTATAGTGCTGATCCTGCACAAACCAGAGAACAACTGAACCAGGCTTATGCCGATGCAATGAAGCAGACCTATAGTACTTACTCAACTAATTCTGATGTAGCTGCTTTGTATGCTGATGCCTTAATGGTGCAACACCCCTGGAATCTTTATGACCGGAATTACGATCCTAAACCCTGGACACCTCAGATTGTGCAGGTGCTGGAAAAAATTATAAAACAGTTTCCTGACCACCCGGGTGCCAGCCATTATTATATTCATGCAGTAGAGGGATCTAAGCAACCGGAGAAAGCTTTAGCTGTGGCTGATCGACTAGGAGGAATGATGCCAGGCCTGGCACATTTGGTCCATATGCCATCTCATATTTATATCCGTTCGGGTTATTATAATAAGGGTGTAGAAGTAAATGACGCCGCTATAAATGGCTATTACAACTATCTTTCTCACTATCCTGCTACTGTTAATAGTTCGTTTCTATACCTTATGCATAACCGCCATATGCAGGCAGCCTGCGCCAGTATGGATGGTCAATATGCTACTGCAATGAAATATGCTAAACTAACAAAGGAAAGTGTAGATAGCGGCTTCCTGAATTCAGGTGGTTATTTCGGGATGTATGGACAATATATGTACTCCACACCCTTGATCACCCAAATTCGTTTTGGAAAGTGGGATGATATTTTAAAAGCTCCAGCAGTTCCTGATGCCTGGGCATATGCCAGTAGTATGCAACACTTTGCTAAAGGTTTAGCCTATGCAAGGCGTAAGCAGTTTGATCAAGCCTATGCAGAACGATTGAAAATGATGGATAGCATTCAGAGTGCATTGTTGCAAGAGCATCCAAAAGCGTTCAATGCCGGTAAAGAAGCTATACAGGTTGCAGAAAAAGTATTGCAGGGAGTAATGGCGGAAGAGCGTGGTATGTTAACACAATCCATTAGTTTTCTGAAAGAAGCTGTTCAGGAAGAGGAAGGTATGTTATACAATGAGCCTAAGGATTGGCAGTTACCTGTTCGGCACTATTTAGGTAGAGTGTTACTAAAAGCAAAGTTGTATGCAGAAGCAGAAAAAGTTTATAAAGAAGACCTGAAGATCAATCCGAATAATGCGTGGGCGCTGACTGGTTTAAAAGAAGCCTTTGAAAAACAAGGTAAGCGGCAAGAAGCGTTGGCAGAAGAGAAAAAAGCTATAAAAGCGTTGGAGCGAAGTGATATCAAGATGACAGCTTCTGCTTTTTAA
- a CDS encoding WD40/YVTN/BNR-like repeat-containing protein, with protein MVSKLTQSSLALCLLFVTFLSKAQVKPTTADDRMKGLQQRKTLERNSVINHVKFRNIGPSVMSGRVDDIEANPNDPTEFYVAYATGGLWHTTNNGLSFTPIFDSADVIGIGDIAVNWKTHTIWVGTGEVNSSRSSYAGVGVYKSKDNGKTWEYLGLPESHHIGKIQLHPTDDNIAWVGVLGHLYSPNKERGVYKTTDGGKTWKQTLAIDANTGVVEMDINPQNPNELYAAAWYRTRSAWNFEESGATSGIYKSTDGGETWSLITKQGSGFPTGNIVGRIGLTVYPKNPQIVYAIVDNQAARPDTAKKDTTTFLLDQLKNLNIQEFAQLNEAKLDTFLKRNRLAPKYSAKQVKEMVATQKLKPTSLYDYLYVNTGFESTPVGAEVYRSDNGGQTWRKTHDKEIPIFFTYGYYFAKIYVSPYNPEKLYALGFSSQVSTDGGKTWKSMDKNNVHADHHALWINPNRDSHLINGNDGGVNITYDNGEVWFKANTPPVGQYYAIALDNAKPYNVYGGLQDNGTWYLPSSTPRNSFAGSGMGQEDGVVRNIGGGDGMQVQVDTRDNSTVYYGSQFGNYSRSNRLNREGTRRITPRHELGELPLRFNWQAPIQISQHNQDVLYFGSNKLYRSFNQGDTMIALTGDLTKGSKNGDVPFGTITTIAESPLRFGLIYTGTDDGNIHVSKDAGYSFTPINAPKKGTALPQDLWVSRVLASQHKEPRVYVSFNGYRNDDFNPYLYMSDDYGTTWTRLGQDLPMESINVVREDPKNENILYVGTDGGLYVSFNKGKSFMMWNAGLPKSIPIHDIAIQPRDNEIVLGTHGRSIYVAQLDDVQKAAK; from the coding sequence ATGGTATCAAAGTTAACGCAATCCTCCCTAGCCCTTTGTCTGCTCTTCGTTACATTTTTGTCAAAGGCGCAAGTGAAACCTACTACTGCAGACGACCGTATGAAAGGTCTGCAGCAGCGTAAGACGCTGGAACGCAACTCGGTAATTAACCATGTAAAGTTTCGGAATATAGGCCCTTCTGTCATGAGCGGACGCGTAGATGACATTGAAGCCAACCCTAACGACCCAACTGAATTTTATGTAGCCTATGCTACTGGTGGTTTATGGCACACAACCAATAATGGACTATCATTTACGCCCATCTTTGATAGCGCTGATGTTATTGGTATTGGAGACATAGCTGTAAACTGGAAAACCCACACCATTTGGGTAGGTACTGGTGAAGTAAACAGCAGCCGCTCATCATATGCAGGCGTAGGGGTTTACAAAAGCAAAGACAACGGTAAAACCTGGGAGTACCTGGGTTTACCAGAATCGCACCATATCGGCAAGATCCAACTACACCCTACCGATGATAATATTGCCTGGGTAGGCGTGCTTGGCCACCTATACTCTCCTAATAAAGAAAGAGGGGTTTATAAAACTACGGATGGTGGTAAAACCTGGAAGCAGACCTTAGCTATTGATGCCAATACAGGTGTAGTAGAAATGGATATCAATCCGCAAAACCCAAATGAGCTCTATGCAGCAGCCTGGTATCGCACACGTAGTGCGTGGAATTTTGAAGAAAGTGGCGCTACCAGCGGTATTTATAAAAGTACAGATGGTGGTGAAACCTGGTCATTGATCACCAAGCAAGGTTCTGGTTTTCCAACGGGTAATATAGTAGGACGCATAGGTTTAACCGTATATCCTAAAAACCCACAGATCGTTTATGCTATTGTAGACAATCAAGCGGCCCGCCCCGATACAGCTAAGAAAGACACTACCACCTTTTTATTGGATCAATTAAAGAACTTAAACATCCAGGAATTTGCTCAACTCAATGAAGCCAAGCTGGATACGTTTTTAAAGCGTAACCGTTTAGCTCCTAAATATTCGGCTAAACAGGTCAAAGAAATGGTAGCTACGCAAAAGCTGAAACCCACTTCTTTGTATGATTACTTATATGTAAATACTGGCTTTGAAAGCACACCTGTGGGAGCAGAAGTATACCGTAGTGATAACGGCGGACAAACCTGGCGCAAAACCCATGATAAAGAGATACCCATCTTCTTTACTTATGGATACTATTTTGCTAAGATCTATGTATCGCCCTACAATCCTGAAAAATTATATGCTTTAGGCTTTTCTTCACAGGTGTCTACCGATGGTGGTAAAACCTGGAAGAGTATGGACAAAAACAATGTACATGCCGACCATCATGCATTATGGATCAACCCTAACCGCGACTCACATTTGATCAATGGAAACGACGGTGGCGTAAACATTACGTATGATAATGGTGAAGTATGGTTTAAAGCCAATACACCTCCGGTTGGGCAGTATTATGCTATAGCACTTGACAACGCTAAACCTTACAATGTATACGGTGGTTTACAAGATAACGGTACATGGTACCTCCCATCGTCTACGCCACGTAATTCCTTCGCCGGTTCAGGCATGGGTCAGGAAGACGGTGTTGTTCGTAATATAGGTGGAGGCGATGGCATGCAGGTACAGGTAGACACAAGAGACAATTCGACCGTTTATTATGGCTCTCAATTTGGTAACTATTCCCGTTCCAATCGCCTGAATCGCGAAGGAACAAGGCGCATTACGCCTCGTCATGAATTAGGAGAATTGCCTTTACGTTTTAACTGGCAAGCACCTATTCAAATCAGCCAACACAATCAGGATGTATTGTACTTTGGTTCTAACAAGCTTTACCGCTCTTTCAATCAGGGCGATACCATGATCGCATTAACAGGCGACCTGACCAAAGGCAGCAAGAATGGCGATGTACCTTTTGGAACGATAACCACTATTGCTGAATCTCCATTACGTTTTGGTTTGATTTACACAGGTACCGACGATGGCAACATCCATGTATCTAAAGATGCAGGTTATAGCTTTACACCTATTAATGCGCCTAAGAAAGGAACAGCTTTACCACAGGATTTATGGGTAAGCCGCGTCCTTGCTTCTCAACATAAGGAACCACGCGTGTATGTTTCCTTTAATGGCTACCGCAACGATGACTTTAATCCTTACCTGTATATGAGTGACGACTACGGCACTACCTGGACGCGCCTGGGACAAGATCTGCCAATGGAGTCGATCAACGTTGTACGCGAGGACCCTAAAAATGAAAACATTCTCTATGTGGGTACTGATGGTGGCTTGTATGTAAGCTTCAACAAAGGCAAGAGCTTTATGATGTGGAATGCGGGCTTACCAAAGTCTATTCCTATTCATGACATTGCCATACAACCAAGAGATAATGAGATTGTTCTAGGTACGCACGGCCGTAGCATTTACGTTGCCCAATTGGATGATGTTCAAAAAGCGGCTAAGTAA
- a CDS encoding alpha/beta hydrolase, which yields MRTLFLLVCSIIISTFAKAGTVDTVTIRSNSMRKDIKCVVIKPDTYKNKNNHFPTIYLLHGYSGGFWNWITRVPELQKHADTYQVLIVCPDGDYAGWYLDSPVDSSMRYETYIANEVPAYIEATYRTIKDRKARAITGLSMGGHGGLFLGFRHADFFGACGSMSGALSIEHITNKYRIEKLLGDTTNKALWHQYSIMGQMDHYPKDSIAIIMDCGTEDFIIEMSRMAHQKMLQLKIPHDYTERPGKHDWTYWGTAVEYQLLYFRNYFDRNGVSNAEALKRGEKAKEGKM from the coding sequence ATGCGCACCCTCTTTCTTTTAGTATGTAGCATCATCATTAGCACGTTTGCCAAGGCAGGTACTGTAGATACGGTAACCATTCGCAGCAATAGTATGCGTAAGGATATTAAGTGTGTAGTCATTAAGCCAGACACGTATAAGAATAAAAACAACCACTTCCCTACTATCTATTTACTACATGGCTACTCTGGTGGCTTTTGGAATTGGATTACACGTGTACCCGAGCTGCAGAAACATGCCGATACCTACCAGGTACTGATAGTTTGCCCCGATGGCGATTACGCTGGCTGGTACTTGGACAGCCCAGTTGATAGCTCCATGCGCTATGAAACGTATATAGCCAACGAAGTACCCGCTTATATAGAGGCTACTTACCGCACTATTAAAGACCGTAAAGCCCGGGCCATAACAGGTTTGAGTATGGGTGGCCACGGCGGACTGTTCCTGGGTTTTCGTCATGCCGATTTCTTTGGCGCCTGCGGTAGCATGAGTGGAGCATTATCTATTGAACATATTACAAACAAATACCGGATTGAAAAGCTTTTAGGCGATACGACGAATAAAGCTTTATGGCATCAATATTCCATTATGGGGCAAATGGATCATTACCCTAAAGATTCTATTGCTATTATTATGGACTGCGGCACCGAAGACTTTATTATCGAAATGAGCCGCATGGCCCATCAAAAAATGTTACAATTAAAAATTCCGCACGACTATACAGAACGGCCCGGAAAACACGATTGGACCTATTGGGGCACAGCTGTAGAGTATCAGCTATTGTATTTCAGAAACTATTTTGATCGTAATGGCGTGTCTAATGCAGAAGCCCTGAAGCGTGGAGAGAAAGCTAAGGAAGGGAAAATGTGA
- a CDS encoding M1 family metallopeptidase, with protein MRKVALACGLQLVTGGLLFAQNIQNNPGSNHANKFEQLGSTLPTPNEYRTASGAPGPKYWQQRADYNIKCSLDEKALRLTGSETITYYNNSPDELTFLWFQLDENEHSSTKNANYQSSSMMPRQISAQNLESLQETGKDNGFGFNITKLTDATGKSLKYVINKTMMRVDLPAPLKPGQKAIVNIDWNYNISDRMKEGGRGGYEYFPEDGNHLFTMAQWYPRLCVYSDFQGWQNHQFTGRGEFALTFGNFKVQMTVPADHVIGATGECQNYAQVLSPAQLARWTKAQTSKEPVEVVTLAEAKENEKDKSTGTKTWIYNANNVRDFAWTSSRKLVWDAMPTIIEGKKVMAMSYYGKEAYGLYRPFSTKTVAHTIQSYSKFTIPYPYPVAISVEANNGMEYPMICFNYGRTEKDGTYSEQTKYGMLGVIIHEVGHNFFPMIINSDERQWTWMDEGLNTFVEYLTEELYDNKFPSRRGPAFAITDYMKLPKDQLEPIMTNSENIIGFGPNAYAKPATGLNILRETIMGRELFDYAFKEYARRWAFKHPTPADLFRTMEDASAEDLDWFWRGWFYSTDVTDISLDSVKYARVDFSPTATMQTRLQDATVKRKLAEPQVNSFEDISKIRNRQDPNIKFLTDVDTSLRDFYWKYDRGLEAYDTTSYATIVPANAEAVDEATKQRLSNKHFYELSFGNKGGLVMPIIIEWTYKDGSKEVDRIPAQVWRHNENKVTKFFVKDKEVASIKLDPMRETADINEANNSWGSANVTPSRFQVFKQKQGGPARGSVPGPNPMQKAQEKKGF; from the coding sequence ATGAGGAAAGTTGCGCTGGCGTGTGGCCTACAGTTAGTAACTGGCGGCTTACTGTTTGCACAAAACATTCAGAACAATCCAGGCTCAAATCACGCGAACAAGTTTGAGCAGCTAGGTTCTACTCTGCCTACTCCTAACGAGTATCGCACCGCCAGTGGTGCTCCAGGTCCAAAGTATTGGCAGCAACGTGCCGATTACAACATCAAGTGTTCTTTGGATGAAAAAGCGTTACGCCTGACAGGTAGTGAAACTATTACTTACTACAACAACTCTCCAGACGAGTTAACGTTCCTGTGGTTCCAGTTAGATGAAAATGAGCACAGCTCCACAAAGAATGCTAACTACCAATCCAGCAGCATGATGCCACGCCAAATAAGTGCGCAGAACCTGGAAAGTTTGCAAGAAACCGGCAAAGACAACGGTTTTGGTTTCAACATCACTAAGCTTACCGATGCTACTGGAAAGTCGCTGAAGTATGTGATCAACAAAACCATGATGCGTGTAGACCTTCCTGCACCATTAAAACCTGGTCAGAAAGCTATTGTAAATATCGACTGGAATTATAACATTTCCGACCGCATGAAAGAAGGTGGCCGCGGTGGTTATGAATATTTCCCAGAAGATGGTAACCATTTGTTTACCATGGCGCAGTGGTATCCTCGCCTTTGCGTTTATTCAGATTTCCAAGGTTGGCAAAACCACCAGTTCACTGGACGTGGTGAGTTTGCTTTAACATTTGGCAACTTCAAGGTTCAAATGACCGTTCCTGCTGACCACGTAATTGGTGCAACAGGTGAGTGTCAGAACTATGCACAAGTTTTATCTCCGGCTCAATTGGCTCGTTGGACAAAAGCCCAAACTTCTAAAGAGCCAGTAGAAGTAGTTACACTGGCAGAAGCTAAAGAGAACGAAAAAGACAAGAGCACTGGAACTAAAACATGGATCTACAACGCTAATAACGTTCGTGACTTTGCCTGGACCAGCTCTCGCAAACTGGTTTGGGATGCCATGCCTACTATCATAGAGGGTAAAAAAGTAATGGCCATGAGCTATTATGGTAAAGAAGCGTATGGTTTGTACCGTCCATTCTCTACTAAAACAGTAGCACACACCATTCAGTCTTATTCTAAGTTTACTATTCCTTATCCTTACCCTGTAGCTATCAGTGTTGAAGCTAACAACGGTATGGAATATCCAATGATCTGCTTTAACTATGGCCGTACAGAAAAAGATGGTACATACTCTGAGCAGACAAAATATGGTATGTTGGGTGTAATCATCCATGAAGTAGGTCACAACTTCTTCCCAATGATCATCAACTCTGATGAGCGTCAGTGGACTTGGATGGACGAAGGTTTGAACACCTTTGTTGAATACCTGACAGAAGAATTGTATGATAACAAATTCCCTTCTCGTCGTGGACCAGCCTTCGCTATCACAGACTATATGAAGCTGCCTAAAGATCAATTAGAGCCGATCATGACCAATTCTGAAAACATTATTGGTTTTGGTCCTAACGCCTATGCGAAGCCAGCTACAGGTTTGAACATCTTACGTGAAACGATCATGGGTCGCGAGCTGTTTGACTATGCTTTCAAAGAGTATGCACGCCGTTGGGCATTTAAGCATCCAACTCCTGCCGACTTATTCCGCACTATGGAAGATGCCAGCGCTGAAGATCTGGATTGGTTCTGGAGAGGTTGGTTCTACAGCACAGATGTAACGGATATCTCTTTAGATAGCGTTAAATACGCCCGTGTTGACTTCTCTCCAACCGCTACTATGCAAACACGTTTACAGGATGCTACCGTGAAAAGAAAATTGGCTGAACCTCAGGTAAACAGCTTTGAAGACATTTCAAAGATTCGTAACCGCCAGGATCCCAATATTAAATTCTTAACAGACGTAGATACCAGCTTACGTGATTTCTATTGGAAATATGACCGCGGCTTAGAGGCTTATGACACCACTAGCTATGCAACGATTGTTCCTGCTAACGCAGAAGCTGTTGATGAAGCTACAAAGCAACGCTTATCTAATAAACACTTCTACGAGTTAAGCTTTGGTAACAAAGGTGGTCTGGTTATGCCAATCATCATTGAGTGGACCTATAAGGATGGTTCTAAAGAAGTAGATCGCATTCCTGCGCAGGTATGGCGCCATAATGAGAACAAGGTTACCAAGTTCTTCGTGAAAGATAAAGAAGTAGCGTCTATCAAGCTGGATCCAATGCGCGAAACAGCAGATATCAACGAAGCTAATAATAGCTGGGGTAGTGCAAATGTTACACCTAGCCGCTTCCAGGTATTTAAGCAAAAGCAAGGTGGCCCGGCTCGTGGTTCAGTACCAGGACCAAACCCAATGCAAAAAGCACAAGAGAAAAAAGGTTTCTAA
- a CDS encoding HupE/UreJ family protein yields MEELNYFTEGWRHIISADALDHQLFILVLAAVYTIKDWKQVLVLVTAFTIGHSITLALSTLNIIQVPTEWVEFLIPCTIVLTAAFNFFSKDYNPNRIRWNYALALFFGLIHGLGFANTLRFMLAKDENLAWPLLQFNLGLEAGQVVVVLGILLVAYLFIYFIKLNRRYWVWLLSSAGFIVALKIAVERLPW; encoded by the coding sequence ATGGAAGAACTGAATTATTTTACTGAAGGCTGGCGGCATATTATAAGTGCCGACGCCTTGGACCACCAGCTATTTATCTTAGTGCTGGCCGCTGTGTATACCATAAAAGATTGGAAACAAGTACTGGTGTTGGTTACAGCCTTCACTATTGGCCACTCCATTACACTGGCTTTAAGCACTTTAAATATCATTCAAGTCCCTACCGAATGGGTAGAGTTTCTGATACCCTGCACCATTGTACTTACGGCAGCCTTTAACTTCTTTAGTAAGGACTATAACCCTAATCGTATTAGATGGAATTATGCGCTAGCGCTGTTCTTCGGGTTGATCCACGGCTTGGGCTTTGCCAATACTTTACGCTTCATGCTGGCAAAAGATGAAAATTTAGCTTGGCCTTTATTACAATTCAACTTAGGTTTGGAGGCCGGACAGGTGGTAGTGGTGTTAGGAATTCTGCTGGTAGCGTATCTTTTCATTTACTTTATCAAACTAAACCGGCGCTACTGGGTATGGTTGTTGTCTTCAGCCGGATTTATTGTAGCTTTAAAAATTGCCGTGGAAAGATTGCCGTGGTAA